One genomic segment of Leishmania mexicana MHOM/GT/2001/U1103 complete genome, chromosome 2 includes these proteins:
- a CDS encoding putative ubiquitin-conjugating enzyme e2, translating to MSVSPSSTTPGAGAAAARDSAAAATLPAGLDLLHWEAGIPGKPGTPWEGGEFRLRLNFTEDYPTKPPKCVFTPVLFHPNVYPSGTVCLSILNEEKDWRPNITIKQILLAIQELLDHPNIKDPAQEEPYKVYMRDIKEYEARVREEVQRHHWKG from the coding sequence AtgtccgtctctccctcaAGTACAACGCCCGGggcgggcgctgctgcggcgagggactccgccgccgccgccaccctcccGGCTGGGCTGGACCTGCTTCACTGGGAGGCGGGCATCCCCGGGAAGCCTGGCACGCCGTGGGAGGGCGGCGAGTTCCGCCTCCGCCTGAACTTTACGGAGGATTACCCCACAAAGCCTCCTAAGTGTGTCTTCACGCCGGTGCTCTTCCACCCCAACGTGTACCCGAGCGGCACCGTCTGCCTCTCGATCCTCAACGAGGAGAAGGACTGGCGCCCGAACATCACGATAAAGCAGATACTGCTGGCCAtccaggagctgctggaccACCCCAACATCAAAGACCCCGCACAGGAGGAGCCGTACAAGGTGTACATGCGCGACATCAAGGAGTACGAGGCTcgcgtgcgcgaggaggtgcagagGCATCATTGGAAGGGCTAG